Proteins co-encoded in one Setaria viridis chromosome 9, Setaria_viridis_v4.0, whole genome shotgun sequence genomic window:
- the LOC117835518 gene encoding uncharacterized mitochondrial protein AtMg00810-like has product MAECHSTATPIDTHAKLSAHDDAKLQDGSEYQSLAGALQYLTLTRPDLAYAVQQVCLFKHDLRRPHMALIKRILCYVKGTLSSELHIGTGPVQSLTAYSNAD; this is encoded by the coding sequence atggctgagtgtcactctacagCGACTCCCattgacactcatgccaagctttcgGCACACGACGACGCCAAGCTCCAGGATGGCTCTGAGTATCAGAGTCTTGCTGGCGCCCTTCAGTACCTTACTCTGACTCGACCTGACCTAGCGTATGCGGTTcagcaggtgtgcctcttcaAGCATGACCTGCGCAGGCCCCACATGGCcctgatcaagcgcatcctgtGCTATGTGAAGGGCACACTCTCCTCCGAACTTCACATTGGCACTGGTCCTGTTCAGTCTCTAACTGCCTACTCCAACGCCGACTAG